One Acidobacteriota bacterium genomic window carries:
- the rsmD gene encoding 16S rRNA (guanine(966)-N(2))-methyltransferase RsmD, whose translation MLRVIGGLYKGRKLKTIKDPDLKPTKDIVKETLFNILGNEAIRNSCFLDGYAGTGNIGIEAFSRGAREVFFIEISRKFARIIKENLDLCGIYKNYKLIINEFNRGVIEISKMRKSFDLIFLDPPYEILSERDPLKVIKKRDILKKDGLIILEHSKKIQFETKYFKLKNLRKIGDTALSFFVHY comes from the coding sequence GTGCTAAGAGTGATTGGTGGGTTGTACAAAGGAAGGAAGTTAAAGACAATTAAGGACCCAGACTTAAAGCCGACAAAAGATATTGTTAAAGAAACACTTTTCAACATATTAGGAAACGAAGCTATAAGAAATTCCTGTTTTTTAGATGGGTACGCAGGAACTGGAAATATCGGTATTGAGGCCTTCAGTCGGGGCGCACGGGAGGTGTTTTTTATCGAGATAAGTCGAAAGTTTGCTAGGATAATTAAGGAGAATTTAGATTTATGTGGAATCTATAAAAATTACAAACTCATAATAAACGAATTCAACAGAGGAGTTATTGAGATTAGTAAAATGCGAAAAAGCTTTGACTTAATTTTTTTAGACCCACCCTATGAAATTTTATCCGAAAGAGATCCTCTAAAGGTAATAAAAAAAAGAGATATTCTAAAAAAAGATGGACTTATAATACTCGAACATTCAAAAAAAATTCAGTTTGAAACAAAATATTTTAAATTAAAAAATTTAAGGAAGATCGGAGACACAGCTTTATCTTTTTTTGTGCATTATTAA
- the recG gene encoding ATP-dependent DNA helicase RecG, translating to MKLSSSVKYIKGIGPKRERIFKKAGINTVEDLLYYFPFRYEDRRKFHKISELVENEKSAIVGEVFSKNRIITPRRGFHIFQVVVSQNGEKLLCVWFNQPYLENVFWRGKKVVLFGTVKKNPSSSVKWKMENPEYEIIDLEESSFLMGRIIPVYERIYNISGKAIRKIIYNLINDIKDVYENLPESIRKKYNFPDRFISLKQIHSPSTDCSIEELNNFSSVHHRRVIFEELFLFELGLAYFREKTSQFNKGRMYTFTEKIESVWKKILPFELTEDQRKCLDEIKKDLLDSQPMRRLLQGEVGSGKTAIALLTSIFVMENGYQVAFMAPTEILAGQHFLRIKEILKDLPYRVLFLTGSTSRKEREKILKDLKEGRPSLVIGTHALFQKDVVYGNLGYVIIDEQHRFGVAQRTTLYLKGKKTDLLVMTATPIPRSLALTIYSDLDLSTMRELPRGRIPIKSHIIHEKNIDKLYSWIKEELRNGNQGYIVFPLIEESEKLDLKAAEIEYENLSMLFKDFKLGLIHGRLTTRERERIMRNFEKGEINLLVSTSIIEVGIDISNATFLVVENADRFGLAQLHQLRGRIGRGDKESHCFFVLPKKAGQEAKRRIEALIKTNDGFKIAEEDLILRGPGQAFGTAQWGHLNFRVADVVKDSGVLEIAKEEAFRVIKEKDFSSPELKRYIEELDRREKEVSFS from the coding sequence TTGAAATTATCTTCGAGTGTAAAATACATAAAAGGAATAGGTCCAAAAAGGGAAAGAATCTTTAAAAAAGCTGGGATAAACACAGTAGAGGATTTACTTTATTATTTTCCTTTTCGGTATGAAGACAGGAGGAAATTCCATAAAATAAGCGAGCTTGTAGAAAATGAAAAATCTGCTATAGTCGGTGAGGTTTTTTCAAAGAATCGAATTATTACTCCAAGAAGGGGATTCCACATTTTTCAGGTTGTTGTAAGTCAGAATGGAGAAAAATTGTTGTGTGTCTGGTTCAATCAACCATATCTTGAGAATGTCTTCTGGAGAGGTAAGAAAGTTGTTTTATTTGGCACAGTTAAAAAAAATCCTTCTTCATCAGTAAAATGGAAAATGGAAAATCCTGAATATGAAATAATAGATTTAGAAGAAAGTAGTTTTTTAATGGGAAGGATAATTCCAGTGTATGAGAGAATTTATAACATCTCCGGGAAGGCTATAAGGAAAATCATTTATAATTTAATTAACGATATCAAAGATGTTTATGAAAATCTTCCTGAATCCATAAGAAAGAAATATAATTTCCCTGATCGATTTATCTCCCTTAAACAAATTCATTCTCCTTCTACTGACTGTTCAATTGAAGAACTTAACAATTTTTCTTCCGTCCATCACAGAAGGGTTATATTTGAGGAACTTTTTTTGTTTGAGCTCGGACTTGCATATTTTAGGGAAAAGACATCCCAATTTAATAAAGGAAGAATGTATACATTTACAGAGAAAATAGAATCCGTATGGAAAAAAATTCTTCCCTTTGAATTAACCGAGGATCAGAGGAAATGTCTGGATGAAATCAAGAAAGACCTTTTGGACTCCCAGCCCATGAGAAGGTTGCTTCAGGGAGAGGTTGGGAGCGGAAAAACTGCGATTGCTCTCCTTACCTCAATTTTTGTGATGGAAAATGGGTATCAGGTTGCATTTATGGCTCCAACAGAGATACTTGCCGGACAGCATTTTTTGAGAATTAAAGAAATTCTTAAGGATTTACCATACAGAGTATTGTTTCTTACAGGAAGCACTTCAAGGAAAGAAAGAGAAAAAATTCTAAAAGACTTAAAAGAAGGAAGACCATCATTGGTAATCGGGACCCATGCCCTTTTTCAAAAAGATGTTGTGTATGGAAATTTAGGATATGTCATAATAGATGAGCAACATCGTTTTGGAGTTGCCCAGAGAACAACTTTATATTTAAAAGGAAAAAAGACAGACCTTTTAGTAATGACAGCAACTCCAATTCCCCGTTCCCTTGCTCTTACAATTTACAGTGACCTGGATTTAAGCACAATGAGAGAATTGCCAAGGGGAAGGATTCCCATTAAATCTCATATTATTCATGAAAAAAATATTGACAAGCTGTATTCATGGATTAAAGAAGAACTAAGAAATGGTAATCAGGGTTACATTGTTTTCCCACTGATTGAAGAATCTGAAAAACTCGACCTGAAGGCTGCAGAAATTGAATATGAGAATCTTTCGATGCTTTTTAAGGATTTTAAACTTGGCTTAATTCATGGAAGATTAACCACCAGAGAAAGAGAGAGAATAATGAGAAACTTTGAAAAAGGAGAGATTAATTTATTAGTTTCAACATCCATTATTGAAGTGGGAATAGATATATCAAATGCAACTTTTCTCGTTGTTGAGAATGCCGACAGATTCGGATTAGCTCAATTACACCAGTTGAGGGGGAGGATAGGAAGAGGTGATAAAGAATCTCATTGTTTCTTTGTTTTACCAAAGAAAGCAGGGCAGGAAGCAAAAAGAAGAATTGAAGCTTTGATAAAGACAAACGATGGATTTAAGATTGCTGAGGAAGACCTCATTTTGAGAGGACCGGGACAGGCCTTCGGAACAGCCCAGTGGGGTCATCTTAACTTCAGAGTTGCCGATGTTGTAAAGGATAGTGGAGTTCTTGAAATTGCGAAAGAAGAAGCTTTTAGAGTTATAAAAGAAAAAGATTTTTCTTCGCCTGAGCTGAAAAGATATATAGAAGAATTGGACAGGAGAGAAAAAGAGGTTTCCTTCAGTTGA
- a CDS encoding DUF362 domain-containing protein: MSVVYFIPLTLKDDPQKIERAVLKLFRATGLPEKIQKNDVVAIKMHFGEEKNHGYIKPRYAAVVSKEIIRVQGKPFFTDTNTLYVGKRSNAVDHLLLAYKHGFIPDVLYAPVIIADGLLGNAEVKVKINGKHFKDVPIARELAFCDGIVSLNHFTGHVLTHFGAALKNLGMGGSARSGKLLQHSAVKPVVNPRKCTGCEVCIPWCSTGSIKMDGDKAIINLETCIGCGQCLSVCKFEAISFKWNESSELVQEKMVEHVLGVLKGKEDKSTHITFLTHITKECDCMAEDEPAIMEDIGLLASNDPVALDKASLDCIEERIGKEFGELISRSYLPLNQINYAELLNLGSPNYELQTMKV; encoded by the coding sequence ATGAGCGTAGTTTATTTTATTCCGTTAACTTTAAAAGATGATCCACAAAAGATTGAAAGGGCAGTTCTGAAGCTATTTAGAGCCACTGGATTGCCTGAGAAAATTCAGAAAAATGATGTAGTAGCCATTAAAATGCACTTTGGAGAAGAAAAAAATCATGGATACATCAAGCCACGTTATGCAGCTGTTGTATCTAAAGAGATTATAAGAGTTCAGGGAAAGCCTTTTTTTACAGATACAAATACCCTTTACGTTGGAAAAAGATCTAATGCTGTGGACCATTTGTTATTGGCTTATAAACATGGGTTTATACCCGATGTTCTCTATGCACCTGTTATAATTGCTGATGGATTGCTGGGGAATGCTGAAGTTAAGGTAAAGATTAATGGTAAACATTTTAAAGATGTCCCAATTGCTCGTGAATTGGCCTTTTGTGATGGAATTGTGAGTCTTAATCACTTTACAGGGCATGTACTCACTCATTTTGGCGCGGCTTTGAAGAATCTTGGAATGGGAGGCTCTGCCCGAAGTGGCAAGTTACTACAACATTCAGCTGTTAAGCCCGTAGTTAACCCCAGGAAGTGCACTGGCTGTGAGGTCTGCATTCCCTGGTGTTCAACTGGAAGCATAAAAATGGATGGAGATAAGGCTATTATTAACCTTGAAACCTGCATTGGCTGCGGTCAATGTTTAAGTGTCTGTAAGTTTGAAGCAATTTCATTTAAATGGAATGAGTCCTCTGAGCTGGTTCAGGAAAAGATGGTTGAACATGTTCTTGGTGTTCTGAAGGGAAAGGAAGATAAATCTACTCATATCACATTTCTAACACATATAACAAAAGAATGCGATTGTATGGCTGAGGATGAGCCTGCAATTATGGAAGACATAGGTCTACTGGCAAGTAATGATCCAGTAGCACTGGATAAGGCATCTCTTGATTGTATAGAAGAGAGGATAGGGAAAGAGTTTGGGGAACTTATTTCAAGAAGTTACTTACCCCTAAATCAGATAAATTATGCAGAGTTACTAAATTTGGGGAGCCCTAACTACGAGCTTCAAACCATGAAGGTTTAA
- the pta gene encoding phosphate acetyltransferase, with translation MIRKQEALDYHSTGRKGKLEIIPSKPCTTQRELSLAYTPGVAEPCREIEKNPDDAYIYTMKGNLVAVVSNGTAVLGLGNIGALAGKPVMEGKGVLFKRFADIDAIDIDIDSQDPDEVIKVVKLLEPTFGGINLEDIKAPECFYIEETLKREMNIPVFHDDQHGTAIISGAGLINALELQKKDISKVKILINGAGASGIAIAKFYVLLGAKKENIIMVDTKGVIYKGRKEGMNPYKEEFAVDTKCRILEEAFEGADVFIGVSGPNLVTKKMVKSMNDRPIMFAMANPDPEIPYPDAISVRDDLIMGTGRSDFPNQVNNVLGFPFIFRGALDVRARAINNEMKLAASKALADLAKQDVPDVVCRAYGNEKFKFGPNYVIPKPFDPRVLIWEASAVAKAAMDTGVARIQIDIDEYKQILEKRLGRTYEIRRVFINKAKASPKKIVYPEGSEENILRACQMILDEGMATLILLGKEEIIKSKIKELGLDIIKKVVIIDPETFPKFNEYVEEFYQMRHRKGITLVEAREMMKNPNYFASMMVYKGDADGLVSGLTMHYPDTIRPALQVVKVKSKYTKVSGLYMMVFKDDIMFFADTTVNIEPNAEDLAEIASQTAEFVKKLGIEPKIAMLSFSNFGSTRHPLSEKVRMATEIVKQKDPNLIIDGEMQADTAVIPEIMESTYPFSKLKEKANVLIFPDLQSGNIAYKLMDRIGGAQAIGPILIGMNKPIHVLQRGATADDIVNLTAIAVVDAQEQ, from the coding sequence ATGATAAGAAAACAGGAAGCATTGGATTATCATTCAACGGGTAGAAAGGGGAAATTGGAAATAATACCTTCAAAACCCTGTACAACTCAAAGGGAATTATCTTTAGCTTATACTCCAGGAGTTGCTGAACCATGTAGAGAAATAGAAAAAAATCCTGATGATGCTTATATCTATACCATGAAAGGAAATCTTGTAGCAGTTGTCTCAAACGGGACAGCAGTCTTAGGTCTGGGTAACATTGGAGCTTTAGCAGGAAAACCAGTTATGGAGGGAAAAGGTGTTTTATTCAAGAGATTTGCAGATATAGATGCAATCGATATCGACATCGATTCTCAGGATCCAGATGAAGTTATTAAAGTTGTTAAATTATTAGAGCCAACCTTTGGTGGAATAAATTTAGAAGACATAAAAGCTCCTGAATGTTTTTATATTGAAGAAACGCTTAAAAGAGAAATGAATATACCTGTATTCCATGATGATCAGCATGGTACAGCAATAATATCAGGTGCAGGTCTTATAAATGCCCTCGAATTACAGAAAAAAGATATTTCAAAAGTAAAAATTCTTATTAATGGAGCTGGAGCTTCAGGGATTGCTATAGCTAAGTTCTATGTTCTTCTTGGAGCAAAGAAGGAAAATATTATAATGGTGGATACTAAAGGCGTGATATACAAAGGAAGAAAAGAAGGGATGAACCCTTACAAGGAAGAGTTCGCTGTTGATACAAAATGCAGAATTCTTGAAGAAGCATTCGAAGGAGCAGACGTTTTCATCGGTGTGTCAGGTCCAAATCTTGTCACTAAGAAAATGGTTAAGTCAATGAACGATCGACCGATCATGTTTGCAATGGCAAATCCAGATCCAGAAATACCTTATCCTGATGCCATATCTGTAAGGGATGATTTAATAATGGGAACAGGACGGTCTGATTTTCCAAACCAGGTAAACAACGTGCTGGGCTTTCCTTTTATTTTCAGAGGAGCTTTAGATGTGAGGGCAAGGGCAATCAATAATGAAATGAAGTTAGCTGCCTCTAAAGCTTTAGCAGATTTAGCAAAACAGGATGTTCCCGATGTAGTATGTAGAGCATACGGAAACGAAAAATTTAAATTTGGACCTAATTATGTTATTCCCAAACCATTTGATCCGAGGGTTCTAATATGGGAAGCATCTGCTGTGGCAAAAGCTGCGATGGATACAGGAGTGGCAAGAATCCAAATCGATATAGATGAATATAAGCAAATTTTAGAAAAAAGACTCGGAAGAACTTACGAAATAAGAAGAGTTTTCATAAACAAGGCAAAAGCATCTCCAAAAAAAATTGTTTATCCTGAAGGTTCAGAAGAAAATATTCTTAGAGCATGTCAGATGATCCTGGATGAAGGGATGGCAACTCTAATCCTTCTTGGCAAAGAGGAAATCATTAAATCAAAGATAAAAGAATTAGGATTGGATATAATTAAAAAAGTAGTGATCATTGACCCAGAAACTTTTCCAAAATTTAATGAGTATGTAGAAGAATTTTATCAAATGAGACATAGAAAAGGCATTACCCTGGTTGAGGCAAGGGAGATGATGAAAAATCCCAACTATTTTGCTTCAATGATGGTCTATAAAGGAGATGCTGATGGTCTTGTTTCAGGTTTAACAATGCATTACCCTGATACAATAAGACCAGCTTTACAGGTTGTAAAAGTTAAATCAAAATATACTAAGGTATCAGGATTATACATGATGGTCTTCAAAGATGACATTATGTTTTTTGCAGACACAACAGTCAACATTGAGCCAAATGCTGAAGACTTAGCAGAAATAGCATCACAAACGGCGGAATTTGTTAAAAAATTAGGCATCGAACCAAAGATTGCGATGCTTTCATTCTCTAATTTTGGTTCAACAAGACACCCCCTTTCAGAAAAAGTCAGAATGGCCACTGAAATTGTTAAACAGAAAGACCCCAACCTGATAATCGATGGTGAAATGCAGGCTGATACTGCAGTGATCCCTGAGATTATGGAGTCAACATATCCTTTTAGTAAATTGAAAGAAAAAGCTAATGTTTTAATATTTCCTGATCTTCAGTCAGGCAACATTGCATACAAACTGATGGATCGAATTGGAGGAGCTCAAGCTATTGGACCAATTCTAATCGGTATGAATAAGCCCATTCATGTGCTCCAGAGAGGAGCTACGGCGGATGATATAGTCAATCTCACAGCAATTGCAGTGGTGGATGCTCAGGAACAATGA
- a CDS encoding MBL fold metallo-hydrolase produces MRFGSFEIFFASDGNFLLDGGAMFGVVPKVLWEKKNKADEFNRIQLSMNSMAVSKKDILILIETGIGEKYDSKFEEIYGLNPQINLIKSLKVIDIEPEDINFVINTHLHFDHCGGNTKKFNNKIVPTFRNAKYLIQKAEWENALNPDDRSKASYLNENILPLEEHKNLELVDGDVEIVEGVYLKAIPGHTRGHQCVLIDTGSERIFFTGDLIPTSSHVPISYVMAYDLFPLETINNKKIILQQAYEENWILAFYHDPEYSMVRVVKDAKEKWSFEPFG; encoded by the coding sequence ATGAGATTTGGTAGTTTTGAAATCTTCTTTGCTTCTGATGGAAATTTTTTGCTCGATGGCGGAGCAATGTTTGGAGTTGTGCCTAAAGTTTTATGGGAGAAAAAAAACAAAGCTGATGAATTTAACAGAATTCAGCTTTCCATGAATTCAATGGCAGTGAGTAAGAAGGACATTCTAATATTGATTGAAACAGGAATTGGAGAAAAATACGATTCAAAATTTGAGGAGATTTACGGATTAAATCCTCAAATAAACCTTATAAAATCTTTAAAAGTCATTGATATAGAACCAGAAGACATAAATTTTGTTATAAATACCCATCTCCATTTTGACCATTGTGGTGGAAATACAAAAAAATTCAATAATAAGATTGTTCCAACATTCAGGAATGCAAAATATTTAATTCAAAAGGCAGAATGGGAAAATGCGTTGAATCCGGATGATAGAAGTAAAGCAAGCTATCTAAATGAAAATATTTTACCATTGGAGGAGCACAAAAATTTAGAGCTTGTAGATGGAGATGTGGAAATTGTAGAAGGAGTTTATTTAAAGGCAATCCCAGGTCATACTCGCGGTCATCAATGTGTGTTGATAGATACTGGATCAGAAAGAATCTTTTTTACTGGAGATTTAATACCTACTTCATCGCATGTACCTATTTCCTACGTTATGGCATATGATTTGTTTCCCCTTGAAACAATTAACAATAAAAAAATTATTCTACAGCAAGCATACGAAGAAAACTGGATTTTAGCCTTTTATCACGACCCTGAATATTCAATGGTAAGAGTGGTTAAGGATGCTAAAGAAAAATGGTCTTTTGAGCCTTTTGGTTAA
- a CDS encoding Clp1/GlmU family protein, with the protein MVDEIIPEVGWIEFLKEIERKNSKIFIIGGVDSGKTTFARFAINWLIEKKNKVYFIDCDVGQSTIGPPTTISSVLFIDPPNWSEDIKPDYLYFVGRASPESNVYEVIFSFKKIYEISNSIQFDYLIVDTTGMVTGDDAFYLKKIKVEITSPDYIVFFLKENELDHLIKYFSDKKINTICFPISKDVKPRTKERRKSYRENRFRNYFKNSFHKKITLPEKILTKFASEIQDKTLIKGLLVGLNNEKYITAGLGLIDDIDFGNGTLSILTPLNNLSSVKFIKFGFLKLNEDFSESGQINVNLK; encoded by the coding sequence ATGGTTGATGAAATTATTCCAGAAGTAGGCTGGATTGAATTTTTAAAGGAAATAGAGAGAAAAAATTCTAAAATATTTATAATTGGAGGGGTTGATTCAGGGAAAACTACATTTGCCAGATTTGCAATAAACTGGCTGATAGAAAAAAAGAATAAAGTATATTTTATTGATTGTGATGTTGGTCAGTCAACAATTGGGCCACCAACGACGATAAGCTCTGTTCTTTTTATAGATCCTCCGAACTGGAGTGAAGATATAAAACCAGATTATTTATATTTCGTTGGAAGAGCATCTCCTGAGTCCAACGTTTATGAGGTAATATTTAGTTTTAAAAAGATTTATGAAATTTCAAATTCCATTCAATTTGATTATTTAATAGTGGATACGACAGGAATGGTAACGGGAGATGATGCTTTTTATCTAAAAAAAATAAAAGTAGAAATAACTTCTCCTGATTACATAGTTTTTTTTCTAAAAGAAAATGAGCTTGATCATCTAATAAAATATTTTAGCGATAAAAAAATCAATACAATATGTTTCCCAATATCAAAAGATGTGAAACCCAGAACAAAGGAGAGGAGAAAATCTTACAGAGAAAATCGATTTAGAAATTATTTTAAAAATTCATTCCATAAAAAAATAACATTACCTGAAAAAATCTTGACGAAATTTGCATCCGAAATACAGGATAAAACCTTAATCAAAGGTCTTCTTGTGGGGTTAAACAATGAAAAATACATTACAGCTGGACTTGGATTGATTGATGATATTGACTTTGGAAATGGTACATTATCAATTTTAACTCCATTAAATAATTTATCATCCGTAAAATTTATAAAATTCGGCTTTTTGAAGCTAAATGAAGATTTCTCTGAATCAGGGCAGATAAATGTAAACCTAAAATAG
- a CDS encoding amino acid permease encodes MLINFRNFFVRKSLDQIKKDSETLEHRLKKVLGPVDLIALGIGAVVGAGIFATTGTAAAGSAHHLGAGPALIVSFIITAIACSFSALSYSEFASMIPISGSAYTYSYVTLGELVAWIIGWDLILEYAVGNVAVAISWSGYFKEFLRGFGINIPSYLCVDYRTAARTPEIIQSAPDIFGLPLIINLPAVLIVAFLTVLLVIGIKESSTFNSIMVIIKIVILLFFILIGAFYVKPDNWTPFAPNGWKGIMTGAALIFFAYIGFDAISTAAEESRKPERDMPIGIIGSLVITTLLYIGVTAVLTGLIPYDKLATAEPLATALNYLNLNVASGIISFGALIATTAVLLVFQLGQPRIFFSMARDGLLPKRFASVHPKFKTPHVTTILTGVFVAFFAAFVDINEAVELTNIGTLFAFILVNTGIIVLRYKEPNRKRPFKTPLVPLIPILGILSNFYLMISLPWVTWIRFGFWLLIGLLIYFSYSYHRSKLRNHYTVKK; translated from the coding sequence TTGCTCATAAATTTCAGAAATTTTTTTGTTAGAAAATCCCTTGATCAAATAAAAAAAGATTCGGAAACGTTAGAACACAGGCTTAAAAAGGTTCTTGGTCCTGTTGATTTAATTGCCCTTGGAATTGGTGCAGTAGTTGGAGCAGGGATTTTCGCCACTACGGGAACTGCTGCAGCCGGTTCAGCTCATCATTTAGGAGCAGGGCCTGCCCTAATAGTTTCTTTCATTATCACTGCAATAGCCTGTAGCTTTTCAGCTTTATCCTATTCTGAATTTGCCTCTATGATCCCTATATCTGGGAGTGCATACACATATTCTTATGTAACCTTAGGAGAACTTGTTGCATGGATAATAGGATGGGATTTAATTCTTGAGTATGCTGTCGGAAATGTGGCAGTGGCGATAAGTTGGTCTGGATATTTTAAAGAATTCTTAAGAGGCTTTGGAATAAATATCCCTTCGTATTTATGTGTTGATTATAGGACAGCAGCAAGGACACCTGAAATAATACAATCAGCTCCTGATATATTTGGGTTGCCACTTATCATTAACCTTCCAGCTGTATTAATTGTCGCTTTTTTAACAGTTCTTTTAGTGATCGGAATAAAAGAAAGTTCTACTTTTAACTCAATAATGGTTATTATTAAAATCGTAATTCTTTTATTTTTTATATTAATCGGAGCTTTTTACGTGAAACCAGATAATTGGACACCCTTTGCACCAAATGGATGGAAAGGAATTATGACAGGTGCAGCTCTTATATTTTTCGCCTACATAGGATTTGATGCTATATCAACAGCTGCAGAGGAAAGTAGAAAGCCAGAAAGGGATATGCCAATAGGGATTATCGGTTCTCTTGTGATAACTACTTTGCTCTACATAGGTGTTACTGCTGTTCTCACTGGGTTGATCCCTTATGATAAATTAGCCACAGCAGAACCCCTCGCAACAGCTTTAAATTATTTAAACCTTAACGTGGCCTCTGGGATAATATCCTTTGGAGCTCTGATTGCCACAACAGCAGTACTTCTTGTTTTTCAGCTCGGGCAGCCGAGAATTTTCTTTTCTATGGCAAGGGATGGACTCCTTCCAAAAAGATTTGCTTCTGTTCATCCTAAATTTAAAACACCTCATGTAACCACGATTTTAACAGGAGTTTTTGTTGCGTTTTTCGCAGCTTTCGTTGATATAAATGAAGCGGTAGAGTTAACAAATATAGGGACTCTTTTTGCATTTATTCTTGTTAATACAGGAATAATAGTATTAAGATACAAAGAACCAAATCGAAAGAGACCATTCAAGACCCCTCTCGTTCCTTTAATTCCGATTCTGGGGATTCTTTCAAATTTTTATCTTATGATAAGCCTTCCATGGGTTACATGGATCAGGTTTGGATTCTGGCTTCTTATTGGATTATTGATATATTTCAGCTACAGTTATCACAGAAGTAAGTTGAGAAATCATTATACAGTAAAAAAATAA
- the kbl gene encoding glycine C-acetyltransferase yields MIGNVKEFLQREIKEVSEAGLYKEERIIVSPQGANISVRYPEKEPPKEVLNFCANNYLGLGNHPEIIAAAKEGLEKHGYGMSSVRFICGTQDIHKKLERTISEFLQTDDTILYSSCFDANGGLFETVLKEQDVVISDELNHASIIDGIRLSKAQRKVFKHGDMEDLEEKLKESGNFRFRMIATDGVFSMDGDIVKLDKICDLAEKYNSLVMVDDSHATGFLGKTGRGSIEFCNVMGRIDVITSTLGKAMGGASGGFTSGRKDIIEILRQRSRPYLFSNTLAPPIVYAAIKAFEMLSRTTELRDQLEWNTAYFREKMVQKGFKIKEGIHPIVPIMLGEAKLAQDIARDLYYEGIYVIGFFYPVVPKGQARIRVQISAAHTKEHLAKAIEAFKKVGKRYEII; encoded by the coding sequence ATGATAGGGAATGTAAAAGAATTTTTACAGAGAGAAATAAAAGAGGTGTCAGAAGCAGGTCTTTATAAAGAAGAAAGAATTATAGTATCTCCCCAGGGAGCTAACATTTCAGTTAGATACCCTGAGAAGGAGCCTCCAAAAGAGGTTTTAAATTTCTGTGCCAATAATTATTTAGGCCTTGGAAATCACCCTGAAATAATTGCAGCAGCAAAAGAAGGGCTTGAAAAGCATGGGTATGGAATGTCGTCGGTAAGATTCATATGTGGAACTCAGGACATTCATAAAAAATTAGAAAGAACTATAAGCGAATTTCTTCAAACTGATGATACGATACTTTACTCATCATGTTTTGATGCGAATGGAGGATTGTTTGAAACAGTTCTTAAAGAGCAGGATGTGGTTATCTCTGATGAGTTGAATCATGCTTCGATTATCGATGGAATTAGATTATCCAAAGCCCAGAGGAAGGTCTTCAAACATGGTGATATGGAAGATCTGGAGGAAAAGTTAAAAGAGAGCGGTAATTTCAGATTCAGAATGATTGCCACTGATGGGGTTTTTTCTATGGATGGAGATATTGTAAAACTCGATAAAATATGTGACCTCGCTGAAAAATATAATTCCCTTGTTATGGTTGATGATTCCCATGCCACTGGATTTCTTGGAAAAACAGGAAGAGGCTCCATTGAATTCTGCAATGTGATGGGAAGGATTGATGTCATTACATCGACCCTTGGAAAAGCAATGGGAGGAGCTTCAGGAGGGTTTACTTCTGGAAGAAAAGATATAATTGAGATACTTAGACAGCGATCCAGACCATATCTATTTTCCAACACTCTTGCCCCTCCAATTGTTTATGCTGCTATAAAAGCATTTGAGATGCTCTCAAGAACAACAGAGCTGAGAGACCAACTCGAATGGAACACAGCATATTTTAGGGAAAAGATGGTCCAGAAGGGATTTAAAATTAAGGAAGGAATCCATCCCATTGTTCCGATTATGCTTGGAGAAGCAAAACTTGCTCAGGATATAGCTCGGGATTTATATTATGAAGGGATTTATGTGATAGGGTTTTTTTATCCTGTTGTTCCGAAAGGTCAGGCAAGAATTAGAGTTCAGATTTCAGCAGCTCATACAAAGGAGCATCTTGCTAAGGCGATTGAAGCGTTTAAGAAAGTAGGAAAGAGGTATGAAATAATATGA